A window from Pseudomonas frederiksbergensis encodes these proteins:
- a CDS encoding efflux RND transporter periplasmic adaptor subunit, which yields MLRRRMLIMLGVVLLIVLVLAGYKAFSIYTMIQGFAAPKPAISVAVATATERPWQARLPTVGTLKALQGVDLSLETDGTVIDLQFESGQKVKVGQPLLRLDSVVETALLETAQADLGLAQLDYGRGSQLVGSQAISKGEFDRLSAVLKKSQATVNQLKAALAKKRLLAPFSGTIGIRQVDIGDYLASGTMIATLQDLSSLYVDFFVPEQSVPKIALGQPVQIVVAAYPTQTFPGTISAINPKVENSTRNVQVRATLANPDGKLLPGMFASLQVLLPDPQPRIVVPESAITYTLYGNSVYVVAQKKAEDGSLEKDDKGQPILIAERRFIETGERRDGQVMITKGVQNGEKVVTAGQIKLDHGAHIAISDDKTLAEKNSPPPAD from the coding sequence ATGCTGCGTCGCCGCATGCTGATCATGTTGGGTGTTGTTTTGCTGATCGTGCTGGTTCTGGCCGGTTACAAAGCCTTCTCCATCTATACGATGATTCAGGGCTTCGCTGCGCCAAAACCAGCGATCAGTGTCGCCGTGGCCACTGCCACCGAACGGCCGTGGCAAGCCCGCCTGCCCACCGTCGGCACGCTCAAGGCGCTGCAAGGCGTGGACCTGAGCCTGGAGACCGACGGCACTGTCATCGATTTGCAGTTCGAGTCAGGTCAGAAGGTCAAGGTCGGCCAACCACTGCTTCGGCTGGATAGCGTGGTAGAAACCGCCCTGCTCGAAACCGCTCAAGCCGACCTGGGCCTGGCGCAGCTCGATTACGGTCGCGGCAGCCAATTGGTGGGCAGCCAAGCCATTTCCAAAGGTGAATTCGACCGGCTCTCTGCTGTGTTGAAAAAGAGCCAGGCCACGGTGAATCAGCTCAAGGCGGCGCTGGCCAAAAAACGCTTGCTCGCACCGTTCAGCGGGACCATCGGTATTCGTCAGGTGGACATCGGTGACTATCTCGCCAGCGGCACCATGATTGCCACCCTGCAAGACCTCAGCAGCCTTTATGTAGACTTCTTCGTCCCCGAGCAGTCGGTACCGAAGATCGCCCTCGGCCAACCAGTGCAGATCGTGGTCGCGGCCTATCCGACACAAACCTTCCCCGGCACTATCAGTGCGATCAACCCGAAAGTCGAAAACAGCACGCGCAACGTCCAGGTCCGCGCGACCCTGGCCAACCCCGACGGTAAACTGCTGCCGGGAATGTTCGCCAGCCTGCAAGTGTTGTTACCCGACCCGCAGCCGCGGATTGTCGTGCCGGAAAGCGCGATCACTTACACGCTGTACGGCAACTCGGTCTATGTCGTCGCGCAGAAAAAAGCCGAAGACGGCAGCCTGGAAAAAGACGACAAGGGCCAACCGATCCTGATCGCCGAACGGCGTTTCATCGAAACCGGCGAGCGCCGCGATGGGCAAGTGATGATCACCAAGGGTGTGCAGAACGGCGAAAAAGTGGTCACCGCCGGCCAGATCAAACTGGACCACGGCGCACACATTGCGATCAGCGACGACAAGACCTTAGCCGAGAAGAACAGCCCGCCGCCCGCGGACTGA
- a CDS encoding ACT domain-containing protein: MAGETSLATLLRSMSPQLNAGEYVFCTLRDGKLPAGLEIVGSFREQEGLTVILERSHAEKAGFSFDYVAAWITLNVHSALEAVGLTAAFATALGQAGISCNVIAGYYHDHLFVGQADAERAMQVLRDLAANAE; the protein is encoded by the coding sequence ATGGCTGGCGAAACTTCATTGGCAACTTTGCTGCGCAGCATGAGCCCGCAACTCAACGCCGGCGAATACGTGTTCTGCACCCTGCGCGACGGCAAGCTGCCGGCAGGCCTGGAGATCGTCGGCAGCTTCCGCGAGCAGGAAGGTCTGACGGTGATTCTCGAACGTTCCCACGCCGAGAAGGCCGGTTTCAGTTTCGATTACGTCGCGGCCTGGATCACCTTGAACGTGCATTCGGCCCTCGAAGCCGTCGGCCTGACCGCCGCATTCGCCACAGCATTAGGCCAGGCCGGCATCAGTTGCAACGTGATCGCCGGCTATTACCACGATCACCTGTTCGTCGGTCAGGCCGATGCCGAACGCGCCATGCAAGTGCTGCGAGACCTGGCAGCCAACGCGGAGTAA
- a CDS encoding imelysin family protein — protein sequence MFRPKLLFTSLAALALGACSPQDPQAVTSAAIAKSVILPTYTRWVEADRQLAVSALAYCEGKENLDTARADFLHAQKAWAQLQPLLIGPLAEGNRAWQVQFWPDKKNLVGRQVEQLVSAQPQIDAAALAKSSVVVQGLSAYEYILFDSKPDVANAEQKAKYCPLLIAIGERQKQLAEEILKSWNNTDGMLAQMSKFPNQRYADSHEAIADLLRVQVTALDSLKKKLGTPMGRQTKGVPQPFQADAWRSQSSLSGLEASLAAAKTVWEGVDNKGLRGLLPSEQKPLADKIDAAYAASLKLFASNQRSLTEMLNDDAGRQQLNDIYDSLNAVHRLHEGELAKALGIQLGFNANDGD from the coding sequence ATGTTTCGTCCCAAATTGTTGTTCACCAGCCTCGCCGCGCTCGCCTTGGGCGCCTGTTCGCCGCAGGATCCGCAGGCCGTTACGTCAGCAGCCATCGCCAAGTCGGTGATCCTGCCGACCTACACGCGCTGGGTTGAAGCCGACCGCCAACTCGCCGTCAGCGCCCTGGCCTACTGCGAAGGCAAGGAAAACCTCGACACCGCCCGCGCCGACTTCCTGCATGCACAGAAAGCCTGGGCCCAGTTGCAACCATTGCTGATCGGGCCGCTGGCCGAAGGCAATCGCGCCTGGCAGGTGCAGTTCTGGCCGGACAAGAAAAACCTCGTCGGCCGTCAGGTCGAGCAACTGGTCAGCGCACAGCCGCAGATCGACGCCGCCGCCCTGGCCAAATCGAGCGTTGTGGTTCAAGGCCTTTCCGCCTACGAATACATCCTGTTCGACAGCAAGCCTGATGTGGCCAACGCTGAACAGAAAGCCAAGTACTGCCCACTGCTGATCGCGATTGGCGAGCGGCAGAAACAACTGGCCGAAGAAATCCTGAAGAGCTGGAACAACACCGACGGCATGCTCGCGCAGATGAGCAAATTCCCGAACCAGCGTTACGCCGATTCCCACGAAGCCATCGCCGATCTGCTGCGTGTGCAAGTCACCGCCCTCGACAGCCTGAAGAAAAAACTCGGCACGCCGATGGGCCGTCAGACCAAGGGGGTGCCGCAACCGTTCCAGGCCGATGCATGGCGCAGCCAGTCGTCCCTGAGCGGCCTCGAAGCCAGCCTCGCCGCCGCCAAAACGGTGTGGGAAGGCGTCGACAACAAAGGCCTGCGCGGTCTGTTGCCGAGCGAGCAGAAACCATTGGCCGACAAGATCGACGCCGCTTACGCCGCGTCCCTGAAACTGTTCGCCAGCAACCAGCGCTCGCTGACCGAGATGCTCAACGACGATGCCGGTCGCCAGCAACTCAACGACATCTACGACAGCCTCAACGCCGTCCACCGCCTGCACGAAGGCGAACTGGCCAAGGCGCTGGGCATCCAGCTGGGCTTCAACGCCAACGACGGTGACTGA
- a CDS encoding imelysin family protein — translation MIRMPLATASLLAIAISLAGCGEGKDKAVAAPAASTTAPAVAPAAVSKVDEAAAKAVVAHYADIVFAVYSDAESTAKTLQSAVDAFLAKPNADTLKAAKAAWIAARVPYLQSEVFRFGNTIIDDWEGQVNAWPLDEGLIDYVDKSYEHALGNPGATANIIANTQVQVGEDKIDVKDITPAKLASLNELGGSEANVATGYHAIEFLLWGQDLNGTGPGAGNRPASDYLEGKGATGGHNDRRRAYLKSVTQLLVSDLEEMVGNWKPKVADNYRATLEAEPAESGLRKMLFGMGSLSLGELAGERMKVSLEANSPEDEHDCFSDNTHNSQFYDAKGIRNVYLGEYTRVDGTKMTGASLSSLVAKADPAADTALKADLAATEAKMQVIVDHANKGEHYDQLIAAGNTAGNQIVRDAIASLVKQTGSIEAAAGKLGISDLNPDNADHEF, via the coding sequence ATGATTCGTATGCCTCTGGCTACCGCCAGTCTGTTGGCCATCGCTATTTCCCTCGCCGGTTGTGGCGAAGGCAAAGACAAAGCTGTCGCTGCGCCGGCCGCCAGCACCACGGCCCCGGCTGTTGCACCCGCCGCTGTCAGCAAAGTCGACGAAGCCGCCGCCAAAGCCGTTGTCGCGCATTACGCCGACATCGTCTTCGCCGTCTACAGCGATGCCGAATCTACCGCGAAGACCCTGCAATCCGCCGTCGACGCCTTCCTCGCCAAGCCGAACGCCGACACCCTGAAAGCGGCCAAGGCTGCCTGGATCGCTGCCCGCGTTCCTTACCTGCAGAGCGAAGTGTTCCGCTTCGGCAACACCATCATCGACGACTGGGAAGGTCAGGTGAACGCCTGGCCACTGGACGAAGGCCTGATCGACTACGTCGACAAATCCTACGAGCACGCACTGGGTAACCCGGGCGCCACGGCCAACATCATCGCCAACACCCAGGTTCAGGTCGGCGAAGACAAGATCGACGTGAAAGACATTACCCCGGCAAAACTCGCGAGCCTGAACGAGCTCGGAGGTTCCGAAGCTAACGTTGCCACCGGCTACCACGCCATCGAATTCCTGCTCTGGGGCCAGGACCTGAACGGCACCGGCCCTGGCGCCGGCAACCGTCCAGCTTCCGACTACCTGGAAGGCAAAGGCGCAACCGGCGGGCATAACGATCGTCGCCGCGCTTACCTGAAGTCCGTGACCCAACTGCTGGTCAGCGACCTGGAAGAAATGGTCGGTAACTGGAAGCCTAAAGTGGCCGACAACTACCGCGCCACCCTGGAAGCCGAGCCAGCTGAATCCGGCCTGCGCAAAATGCTGTTCGGCATGGGCAGCCTGTCCCTGGGCGAACTGGCGGGCGAGCGCATGAAGGTTTCCCTGGAAGCCAACTCGCCGGAAGACGAACACGACTGCTTCAGCGACAACACCCACAATTCGCAGTTCTACGATGCCAAAGGCATTCGTAACGTGTACCTGGGCGAATACACCCGCGTCGACGGCACCAAAATGACTGGCGCCAGCCTGTCGTCCCTGGTAGCCAAGGCTGACCCGGCTGCCGACACCGCGCTGAAAGCCGACCTGGCGGCGACCGAAGCCAAGATGCAGGTCATCGTCGATCACGCCAACAAGGGTGAGCACTACGACCAGTTGATCGCCGCCGGCAACACCGCTGGCAACCAGATCGTCCGTGACGCTATCGCTTCCCTGGTCAAGCAGACCGGTTCGATCGAAGCCGCCGCTGGCAAACTGGGCATCAGTGACCTGAACCCGGACAACGCTGATCACGAGTTCTGA
- a CDS encoding DUF6124 family protein, which translates to MDKLIPDPPFNTTQSNNPRTMFMIAPDMDTETLLAHACESLASASVLASDFATNLSGSQRSTALAIAQIVMLADLAVNRALDIVDPQD; encoded by the coding sequence GTGGATAAATTAATCCCCGATCCCCCCTTCAACACCACCCAATCCAATAATCCCAGAACCATGTTCATGATCGCCCCCGACATGGACACCGAAACCCTCCTGGCCCACGCCTGTGAGTCATTGGCCTCGGCAAGTGTTCTGGCCAGCGATTTCGCCACCAACCTGAGCGGCTCCCAGCGCAGTACGGCGTTGGCCATTGCGCAGATCGTCATGTTGGCGGACCTTGCCGTGAATAGGGCTTTGGATATCGTCGACCCACAGGACTAG
- a CDS encoding superoxide dismutase — MAFELPPLPYAHDALQPHISKETLEYHHDKHHNTYVVNLNNLVPGTEFEGKTLEEIVKSSSGGIFNNAAQVWNHTFYWNCLAPNAGGQPTGALGDAINAAFGSFDKFKEEFSKTSIGTFGSGWGWLVKKADGSLALASTIGAGNPLTNGDTPLLTCDVWEHAYYIDYRNLRPKYVEAFWNLVNWKFVAEQFEGKTFTA; from the coding sequence ATGGCTTTCGAATTGCCGCCGCTGCCTTACGCACACGATGCCCTGCAGCCGCACATTTCCAAGGAAACTCTGGAATACCACCACGACAAGCACCACAACACCTATGTCGTGAACCTGAACAACCTGGTGCCAGGCACCGAGTTCGAAGGCAAGACTCTGGAAGAAATCGTCAAATCTTCCTCGGGTGGCATCTTCAACAACGCCGCTCAAGTCTGGAACCACACTTTCTACTGGAACTGCCTGGCACCAAACGCCGGCGGTCAACCAACCGGCGCACTGGGCGACGCGATCAACGCAGCCTTCGGTTCGTTCGACAAGTTCAAGGAAGAATTCAGCAAGACTTCCATCGGCACCTTCGGTTCCGGCTGGGGCTGGCTGGTGAAAAAGGCTGACGGTTCCCTGGCCCTGGCCAGCACCATCGGCGCCGGCAACCCGCTGACCAACGGCGATACCCCGCTGCTGACCTGCGACGTCTGGGAACACGCTTACTACATCGACTACCGCAACCTTCGTCCAAAATACGTCGAAGCGTTCTGGAACCTGGTCAACTGGAAATTCGTGGCTGAGCAGTTCGAAGGCAAAACCTTCACCGCTTAA
- a CDS encoding di-heme oxidoredictase family protein encodes MPSLPLRLSALLLALGLSACDDVPRFTEAEPGEARSGGSATVRKTDQNAFSLPSANLPPSRRVDFSVGNSFFRNPWVIAPSTTTARDGLGPLFNTNACQNCHIKDGRGHPPTPDAQNAVSMLVRLSIPDTPAYAKVIEQLGVVPEPVYGGQLQDMSVPGVVPEGKVRVDYTPVPVRFKDGTEVELRKPTLQITQLGYGPMHPDTRFSARVAPPMIGLGLLEAIPDEAILANAEAQAKDKNGIAGRPNRVWDDAQQKTVLGRFGWKAGQPNLNQQNVHAFSGDMGLTTRLRPVDDCTDAQTACKQAPNGNGADGEPEVSDNILRLVLFYSRNLAVPARRDVSAPEVLAGKTLFFQAGCQSCHTPKYTTAANAAEPELANQVIRPYSDLLLHDMGDGLADHRSEFQASGRDWRTPPLWGIGLTQAVSGHTRFLHDGRARNLLEAVLWHGGEATAAQQQVLSFNAEQRAALLAFLNSL; translated from the coding sequence ATGCCCTCGCTGCCTCTTCGCTTGTCCGCACTGTTGCTGGCCCTGGGCCTGAGTGCCTGCGATGACGTCCCGCGTTTTACCGAGGCCGAACCCGGTGAAGCCCGGTCCGGTGGCAGCGCAACCGTGCGCAAGACCGATCAGAACGCATTTTCCCTGCCGTCCGCCAACCTGCCGCCGTCACGGCGCGTGGATTTCAGTGTCGGCAACAGCTTTTTCCGAAATCCCTGGGTGATCGCCCCGTCGACCACCACCGCCCGGGATGGCCTTGGCCCGCTGTTCAACACCAACGCTTGCCAGAACTGCCACATCAAGGACGGCCGCGGTCATCCGCCCACGCCTGATGCACAGAACGCCGTGTCGATGCTGGTTCGCCTGTCGATTCCCGATACGCCAGCGTATGCCAAAGTGATCGAGCAACTCGGTGTAGTCCCGGAGCCGGTCTACGGCGGACAATTGCAGGACATGTCCGTGCCGGGTGTCGTGCCGGAAGGCAAAGTGCGCGTCGATTACACGCCCGTTCCGGTTCGCTTCAAGGACGGCACCGAAGTCGAGTTGCGCAAGCCGACGTTGCAGATCACCCAGCTCGGCTACGGCCCGATGCACCCTGACACGCGTTTCTCGGCCAGGGTCGCACCGCCGATGATTGGCCTGGGCCTGCTCGAAGCGATCCCCGACGAGGCGATCCTGGCCAACGCCGAGGCTCAGGCAAAAGACAAAAACGGGATCGCCGGACGCCCGAACCGCGTCTGGGATGACGCGCAACAAAAAACCGTTCTCGGGCGATTCGGCTGGAAGGCCGGCCAACCCAACCTTAATCAACAGAACGTTCATGCGTTCTCCGGCGATATGGGCCTCACAACCCGTCTGCGCCCCGTCGATGACTGCACCGACGCGCAAACCGCTTGCAAGCAGGCGCCCAACGGCAATGGCGCCGATGGCGAGCCGGAAGTCAGCGACAACATCCTGCGTCTGGTGCTGTTCTACAGCCGTAACCTCGCCGTCCCGGCCCGCCGTGATGTCAGCGCCCCCGAGGTGCTGGCCGGCAAAACTCTGTTTTTCCAGGCCGGATGCCAGTCCTGCCACACGCCGAAATACACCACTGCCGCCAATGCCGCAGAACCTGAACTGGCCAATCAAGTGATTCGCCCTTACAGCGACCTGCTGCTGCATGACATGGGCGACGGCCTGGCCGACCACCGAAGCGAATTCCAGGCCAGTGGCCGCGACTGGCGCACCCCGCCGTTGTGGGGCATCGGCCTGACGCAAGCGGTCAGTGGCCACACCCGGTTTCTGCACGATGGCCGCGCCCGCAATCTGCTCGAAGCCGTGCTTTGGCATGGCGGCGAAGCCACAGCGGCGCAGCAACAGGTGTTGTCTTTCAATGCCGAGCAGCGCGCTGCGTTGCTGGCGTTCTTGAATTCCCTTTAA
- a CDS encoding DUF1513 domain-containing protein, translated as MLRRQALTLGSLLLGAVTLGSWTLFKQKDKSPLLLSARDDTDGKHYAVGYRLDGTRVFATQVGQRCHDIINHPTLPIALFVARRPGTESYLIDLRDGTLLQTVTSLPDRHFYGHAVIHQSGDWLYATENDTSDPGRGLLGVYKFEGERLVHSGEISTHGVGPHQVSWMPDGETLVVANGGIRTEAESRVEMNLNAMEPSLVLMQRDGTLLSKETLAQPMNSVRHLGIASDGTIVAGQQFMGPSHESSELLAIKRPGQPFVAFPVPEHQLQAMGHYTASVAVHSELRLVALTAPRGNRFFIWDLDSGEVRLDAPLPDCAGVGAVADGFVVTSGQGRCRFYDCRQTNLVAKPLDLPAGLWDNHLHLI; from the coding sequence ATGCTGCGACGCCAGGCTCTGACGTTAGGTAGTTTGCTGCTGGGTGCGGTGACACTGGGCAGCTGGACGCTGTTCAAGCAGAAGGACAAAAGCCCGCTGCTGCTCTCGGCGCGGGACGATACCGACGGTAAGCACTATGCCGTCGGTTACCGGCTGGACGGCACCCGGGTGTTTGCCACCCAGGTCGGCCAGCGCTGCCACGACATCATCAACCACCCGACGTTGCCGATTGCGCTGTTCGTCGCCCGTCGTCCCGGCACCGAAAGTTACCTGATCGACCTGCGCGACGGCACGCTGCTGCAAACCGTGACCTCGCTGCCGGATCGGCATTTCTACGGTCACGCGGTGATTCACCAGAGCGGCGACTGGCTGTACGCCACCGAGAATGACACCTCCGATCCGGGTCGCGGCTTGCTCGGTGTGTATAAGTTCGAAGGCGAGCGGCTGGTGCACAGCGGCGAGATTTCCACTCACGGCGTCGGCCCGCATCAGGTGTCGTGGATGCCCGATGGCGAAACCCTGGTGGTGGCCAACGGCGGCATTCGCACCGAGGCCGAAAGCCGCGTCGAGATGAACCTCAACGCCATGGAACCGAGCCTGGTGCTGATGCAACGGGACGGCACCCTGCTGAGCAAGGAAACCCTGGCCCAGCCGATGAACAGCGTGCGTCATTTGGGGATTGCCAGCGACGGCACCATCGTCGCCGGTCAGCAGTTCATGGGGCCGTCTCACGAGTCGTCGGAGCTGCTGGCGATCAAGCGTCCCGGCCAGCCGTTCGTGGCCTTCCCGGTGCCTGAGCATCAGTTGCAGGCCATGGGGCATTACACCGCCAGTGTTGCGGTGCACAGCGAGCTGCGCCTGGTGGCGTTGACCGCGCCACGGGGCAACCGCTTTTTCATCTGGGACCTGGACAGCGGTGAAGTGCGCCTGGACGCGCCACTTCCCGATTGTGCCGGGGTCGGCGCGGTAGCCGATGGTTTTGTCGTGACCTCCGGTCAAGGACGCTGCCGGTTCTACGACTGCCGCCAGACGAACCTTGTGGCTAAACCCCTCGACCTACCGGCAGGGCTCTGGGACAACCACCTACACCTCATCTAA
- a CDS encoding LysE/ArgO family amino acid transporter, with protein sequence MWQSYVNGLLVAAGLIMAIGTQNAFVLAQSLRREHHLPVAALCVTCDALLVAAGVFGLATVLAQNPTLLAVARWGGAVFLIWYGSLALRRACSKQSLQQGENQTVRSLRAVMLSALAVTLLNPHVYLDTVLLIGSLGAQQTEPGAYVVGAASASLLWFFTLALGAAWLAPWLARPSTWRILDLLVAVMMFTVAFQLIVAS encoded by the coding sequence ATGTGGCAAAGCTATGTGAACGGCCTGTTAGTGGCCGCGGGGCTGATCATGGCGATCGGTACTCAAAATGCGTTTGTGTTGGCCCAGAGCCTTCGGCGTGAACATCACCTGCCCGTGGCGGCGCTCTGCGTGACCTGCGATGCATTATTGGTCGCTGCCGGCGTATTCGGCCTGGCGACGGTGCTGGCGCAGAACCCGACGTTGCTGGCAGTCGCCCGCTGGGGTGGCGCGGTGTTTCTGATTTGGTATGGCAGCCTGGCGTTGCGTCGCGCCTGCTCGAAACAGAGCCTGCAACAAGGTGAAAACCAGACCGTGCGCTCGCTGCGCGCGGTGATGCTCAGTGCGTTGGCCGTAACGCTGCTCAACCCGCACGTTTATCTGGATACCGTGCTGTTGATTGGCTCTCTCGGCGCCCAACAAACCGAGCCCGGCGCTTATGTCGTCGGCGCGGCCAGTGCGTCGTTGCTGTGGTTTTTCACCTTGGCGCTCGGCGCGGCGTGGCTGGCGCCGTGGCTAGCGCGGCCAAGTACCTGGCGTATCCTTGATCTGTTGGTGGCGGTGATGATGTTCACAGTGGCCTTTCAATTAATCGTCGCCTCCTGA
- a CDS encoding putative bifunctional diguanylate cyclase/phosphodiesterase, whose amino-acid sequence MKLELKNSLSVKLLRVVLLSALIVGVVLSCAQIVFDAYKTRQAVASDAQRILDMFRDPSTQAVYSLDREMGMQVIEGLFQDDAVRKASIGHPNEAMLAQKSRELQHSDSRWLTDLILGKERTFTTQLVGRGPYSEYYGDLNITLDTATYGQGFIVNSVIIFISGVLRAMAMGLVLYLVYHWLLTKPLSRIIEHLTEINPDRPSEHKIPLLKGHEKNELGIWINTANQLLESIERNTHLRHEAENSLLRMAQYDFLTGLPNRQQLQQQLDKILVDAGKLQRRVAVLVVGLDDFKGINEQFSYQTGDQLLLALADRLRAHSGRLGALARLGGDQFALVQADIEQPYEAAELAQSILDDLEAAFALDHQEIRLRATIGITLFPEDGDSTEKLLQKAEQTMTLAKTRSRNRYQFYIASVDTEMRRRRELEKDLRDALVRGQFYLVYQPQISYRDHRVVGVEALIRWQHPEHGLVPPDLFIPLAEQNGTIIAIGEWVLDQACKQLRDWHDQGFVDLRMAVNLSTVQLHHAELPRVVNNLLQMYRLPPRSLELEVTETGLMEDISTAAQHLLSLRRSGALIAIDDFGTGYSSLSYLKSLPLDKIKIDKSFVQDLLDDDDDATIVRAIIQLGKSLGMQVIAEGVETPEQEAYIISEGCHEGQGYLYSKPLPARELSAYLKQAQRSNAAIL is encoded by the coding sequence TTGAAGCTGGAACTCAAGAACAGCTTGTCGGTGAAGTTGCTCCGGGTCGTGCTCCTTTCGGCATTGATCGTAGGCGTGGTCTTGAGCTGCGCGCAGATCGTTTTCGATGCCTACAAAACGCGCCAGGCCGTGGCCAGCGATGCCCAGCGCATCCTCGACATGTTCCGCGACCCCTCGACACAGGCCGTCTACAGCCTGGACCGGGAAATGGGTATGCAAGTGATCGAAGGCCTGTTTCAGGACGACGCTGTGCGCAAGGCCTCCATCGGCCATCCCAACGAAGCCATGCTCGCGCAAAAGTCTCGCGAGCTGCAGCACTCCGACAGTCGCTGGCTGACCGACCTGATCCTCGGCAAGGAACGCACCTTCACCACCCAACTGGTGGGTCGCGGTCCTTACAGCGAGTATTACGGCGACTTGAACATCACCCTCGACACCGCCACCTATGGCCAGGGCTTCATCGTCAATTCGGTGATCATCTTCATCTCCGGCGTGTTGCGTGCGATGGCCATGGGGCTGGTGCTGTACCTGGTCTATCACTGGCTGCTGACCAAGCCGCTGTCGCGGATCATCGAACACCTCACGGAAATCAATCCGGATCGCCCCAGCGAACACAAGATCCCGCTGCTCAAGGGGCATGAAAAGAACGAATTGGGGATCTGGATCAACACCGCCAACCAGTTGCTCGAGTCCATCGAGCGCAACACCCATTTGCGTCACGAAGCGGAAAACAGCCTGCTTCGCATGGCCCAGTACGACTTCCTCACTGGTCTGCCGAACCGCCAGCAACTACAGCAGCAACTGGACAAAATCCTGGTAGACGCCGGCAAGTTGCAGCGTCGCGTCGCGGTATTGGTGGTTGGCCTGGACGACTTCAAGGGCATCAACGAACAATTCAGCTACCAGACCGGCGACCAACTGCTGCTGGCCCTGGCCGATCGGCTGCGAGCGCACAGCGGACGCCTTGGCGCCCTCGCCCGCCTCGGCGGCGACCAGTTCGCCCTGGTTCAGGCCGACATCGAACAACCCTACGAAGCGGCCGAACTGGCCCAAAGCATTCTCGATGACCTGGAAGCGGCATTTGCCCTCGATCATCAGGAGATTCGCCTGCGCGCCACCATCGGCATCACCCTGTTCCCCGAGGACGGTGACAGCACCGAGAAACTGCTGCAAAAAGCCGAGCAGACCATGACCCTGGCCAAGACTCGCTCGCGCAACCGTTATCAGTTCTATATCGCCAGCGTCGACACCGAGATGCGCCGCCGTCGCGAGTTGGAAAAAGACCTGCGCGACGCCTTGGTCCGTGGCCAGTTCTACCTCGTCTACCAGCCGCAGATCAGCTATCGCGATCACCGGGTGGTGGGTGTCGAGGCGCTGATTCGCTGGCAGCATCCCGAGCACGGGCTGGTTCCGCCGGACTTGTTCATCCCTTTGGCCGAGCAAAACGGCACCATCATCGCCATCGGCGAATGGGTGCTGGATCAGGCGTGCAAGCAACTGCGCGACTGGCATGACCAGGGTTTCGTCGACCTGCGCATGGCGGTGAATCTGTCCACGGTGCAGCTGCACCACGCCGAGTTGCCACGGGTGGTCAACAACCTGCTGCAGATGTATCGCCTGCCACCGCGCAGCCTGGAGCTGGAAGTCACCGAAACCGGCCTGATGGAAGACATCAGCACGGCCGCCCAGCATCTGCTGAGCCTGCGCCGCTCCGGTGCGCTGATCGCGATCGACGATTTCGGCACCGGTTATTCGTCATTGAGCTATCTGAAAAGCCTGCCGCTGGACAAGATCAAGATCGACAAGAGCTTCGTTCAGGACCTGCTCGATGACGACGACGACGCGACCATCGTTCGGGCCATCATCCAGTTGGGCAAGAGCCTGGGCATGCAGGTGATTGCCGAGGGCGTGGAAACCCCCGAGCAAGAGGCCTACATCATTTCCGAGGGCTGTCACGAAGGTCAGGGCTATCTCTACAGCAAGCCGCTGCCGGCGCGGGAATTGAGTGCGTATCTGAAACAGGCCCAGCGCAGTAACGCGGCTATTTTGTAG